From Euwallacea similis isolate ESF13 chromosome 14, ESF131.1, whole genome shotgun sequence, one genomic window encodes:
- the LOC136413628 gene encoding uncharacterized protein — protein MSKLSLENIMYFTVLWLRLGFPRQRFIMKELKCNSNTVVKWSSYCREVYIQWVLKNSEKIGGVGKIVEIDEAKFGKRKFNRGRRIQGKWIFGGFERDTKRVFLVPVENRTSQTLLQIIKEWIPPGTTIVSDCWRAYDVLKNEEYQHLQINHSLQYVDPNDPQIHTQNIERVWRDVRGGIPRYGRKEPHFVGYLAEFLFKRSFPLLSDIHYFSIEIAKLHPPQ, from the coding sequence ATGTCGAAATTATCGTTGGAGAATATAATGTATTTCACTGTTTTGTGGTTACGATTAGGATTTCCTCGACAACGGTTTATAATGAAAGAGCTTAAATGCAATTCCAATACTGTTGTAAAGTGGTCATCATATTGCAGAGAAGTATATATTCAGTGGGtacttaaaaattcagaaaaaattggtggagttggaaaaattgtggaaataGATGAAGCAAAGTTTGGGAAGCGAAAATTCAATAGAGGACGTAGGATTCAAGGAAAATGGATCTTTGGTGGGTTCGAGAGAGATACTAAGAGAGTTTTTCTAGTTCCAGTTGAAAATAGGACCTCACAAACTTTGctccaaattattaaagaatggATACCTCCTGGAACCACTATTGTATCGGATTGTTGGAGAGCAtatgatgttttaaaaaatgaagaatatcAGCACTTGCAAATTAATCACTCCCTTCAGTATGTTGATCCTAATGATCCGCAAATTCACACTCAGAATATAGAGCGTGTATGGAGAGATGTCCGTGGTGGAATTCCCAGATATGGAAGAAAAGAGCCCCATTTTGTTGGATATCTAGcagaatttttgtttaaacggTCATTTCCTTTATTAAGCGACATTCATTATTTCTCTATTGAAATTGCAAAGTTACATCCACCTCagtaa